The Montipora capricornis isolate CH-2021 chromosome 6, ASM3666992v2, whole genome shotgun sequence genome has a window encoding:
- the LOC138052184 gene encoding N-alpha-acetyltransferase 38, NatC auxiliary subunit-like isoform X1: MADADTALTDGNMDSIEKSEKRKLLESWLNKIMKIKISDGRTLIGSFLCTDQDRNIILGSCQEFVGSLEEKEEPRILGLAMVPGKHIVSIEIDLE, from the exons ATGGCGGACGCGGACACGGCGTTG ACTGATGGCAACATGGACAGCATTGAAAAGAGTGAGAAAAGGAAACTTTTAGAGTCTTGGTTGAACAAGATTATGAAAATAAAGATTTCTGATGGAAGAACGTTGATTGGCTCTTTTCTTTGTACTGACCAGGACAGGAACATCATTCTGGGATCATGTCaggagtttgttggttctttag aagaaaaggaagaaccAAGGATTCTTGGATTGGCAATGGTGCCAGGAAAGCACATTGTTTCCATTGAAATAGACCTGGAGTGA
- the LOC138052184 gene encoding N-alpha-acetyltransferase 38, NatC auxiliary subunit-like isoform X2 — translation MADADTALTDGNMDSIEKSEKRKLLESWLNKIMKIKISDGRTLIGSFLCTDQDRNIILGSCQEFVGSLEKEEPRILGLAMVPGKHIVSIEIDLE, via the exons ATGGCGGACGCGGACACGGCGTTG ACTGATGGCAACATGGACAGCATTGAAAAGAGTGAGAAAAGGAAACTTTTAGAGTCTTGGTTGAACAAGATTATGAAAATAAAGATTTCTGATGGAAGAACGTTGATTGGCTCTTTTCTTTGTACTGACCAGGACAGGAACATCATTCTGGGATCATGTCaggagtttgttggttctttag aaaaggaagaaccAAGGATTCTTGGATTGGCAATGGTGCCAGGAAAGCACATTGTTTCCATTGAAATAGACCTGGAGTGA